From one uncultured Paludibacter sp. genomic stretch:
- a CDS encoding AMP-dependent synthetase and ligase, producing MGFKCYLMKEGSIILDGKTYGSKNIELLQKNVLWQQEIYSFLKNWFDDTEVVTLHTSGSTGTPKEIHLSKETMRNSARMTNHFFDLNSTKTALLCLPASYIAGKMMLVRAILGSFNLIITEPKANPFENLKISIDFTAITPYQLQHSIESLKNAEVKNIIVGGGQITPQLEEKISEIPTLMYETYGMTETASHIALRKINGERKSEFFTVLEGVSIRKDENNCLIINAPHLSRNEIHTNDLVEIADEKTFRWLGRMDNVINSGGIKIFPEQIEKKIATLIPFRYFISSLPDESLGNKVVLIIETEKYTETQELVLKEKLQSTLNKYEIPKQIFYIPQFICSASNKILKKETMDLL from the coding sequence ATGGGATTTAAGTGTTATCTTATGAAAGAGGGAAGCATAATACTTGACGGAAAAACATACGGCTCAAAAAACATTGAATTACTGCAAAAGAACGTTTTGTGGCAACAAGAGATTTATTCCTTCCTTAAAAACTGGTTTGACGACACCGAAGTAGTTACGTTACACACTTCGGGCTCTACGGGAACTCCCAAAGAAATTCATCTTTCCAAAGAGACGATGCGAAATTCCGCCCGAATGACAAATCACTTTTTTGATTTGAATTCAACAAAAACGGCTTTACTTTGTTTGCCGGCATCGTACATTGCAGGAAAAATGATGCTTGTAAGAGCAATTTTGGGTAGTTTTAACCTGATTATAACCGAACCCAAAGCCAATCCTTTTGAAAATTTGAAGATTTCCATCGATTTTACGGCAATCACACCTTATCAATTGCAACATTCCATAGAGAGTTTGAAAAATGCCGAGGTAAAAAACATCATTGTTGGAGGCGGGCAAATTACGCCACAACTTGAAGAAAAAATCAGTGAAATTCCGACATTGATGTATGAAACTTACGGAATGACTGAAACCGCTTCGCACATTGCTTTACGCAAAATAAACGGTGAAAGGAAATCAGAGTTTTTCACTGTGCTTGAAGGTGTTTCCATCCGAAAAGATGAGAATAATTGTTTGATTATAAACGCTCCGCACTTGTCGAGAAATGAAATACACACCAACGATTTGGTAGAAATTGCAGATGAAAAAACATTTCGCTGGTTAGGAAGAATGGATAACGTGATAAATTCCGGAGGAATAAAGATTTTTCCTGAGCAAATTGAAAAGAAAATAGCCACTTTAATCCCTTTCAGATATTTTATTTCTTCTTTGCCCGATGAAAGTTTGGGAAATAAAGTAGTTTTGATCATCGAAACCGAAAAATATACCGAAACGCAAGAACTTGTGTTGAAAGAAAAGTTGCAATCTACGCTAAACAAATACGAAATTCCCAAGCAGATTTTCTACATTCCTCAATTTATTTGCTCCGCATCCAATAAAATTTTAAAGAAAGAAACGATGGATTTATTATAA
- a CDS encoding Mandelate racemase/muconate lactonizing protein, whose translation MLNARFXNXELXFKFPAGTSRGXXLNKPSSFLXXEXNGIIGXGEXSTIPDLXIDLADTYQQKLQEVCDVINAGDFDRELHFEKYPSIKFGLETALLDLKAGGKRILFENDFSGGEAGIPINGLVWMGDKAFMQKQIGEKIEAGYKCIKLKVGALDFETEVEIINEIRKQFSAEIIEIRLDANGGFDPENALEKLKKLSKFSIHSIEQPIKSRNWDKMAELCEKSPIPIVLDEELIAMQPDEEILKNIKPAYIILKPSLIGGFAVSEQWIGLAKKNNIGWWITSALEANIGLNAIAQWTYSLQSSLPQGLGTGQLYHNNIPSPLEIKNAKLFYNNESEWDLSVIL comes from the coding sequence ATGTTGAATGCCCGATTTNAAAATATNGAATTAANATTCAAATTTCCNGCCGGAACTTCGCGNGGANTNTTNCTAAACAAACCTTCCTCTTTCCTTATNNTGGAANAAAATGGAATTATCGGAATNGGCGAATGNTCAACCATTCCCGATTTGAGNATTGATTTGGCGGATACATATCAGCAAAAACTGCAAGAAGTTTGTGATGTGATAAACGCGGGTGATTTCGACAGAGAACTTCATTTTGAAAAATATCCATCTATAAAATTCGGATTGGAAACGGCGTTGCTCGATTTGAAAGCGGGCGGAAAAAGAATTCTTTTTGAGAATGATTTTTCGGGAGGAGAAGCCGGAATTCCTATCAATGGATTGGTTTGGATGGGCGATAAAGCTTTTATGCAAAAACAAATCGGTGAAAAAATAGAAGCGGGATACAAATGCATTAAACTCAAAGTAGGCGCGCTGGATTTTGAAACTGAAGTTGAAATTATAAATGAAATCCGGAAACAGTTTTCTGCGGAAATAATAGAAATCCGTTTGGATGCAAACGGCGGATTTGATCCCGAAAACGCGCTTGAAAAATTAAAAAAACTTTCCAAATTCTCCATTCATTCCATAGAACAACCGATAAAATCCCGAAACTGGGATAAAATGGCGGAGCTTTGTGAGAAATCTCCCATTCCAATTGTATTGGACGAAGAATTAATCGCGATGCAACCCGATGAAGAAATACTGAAAAATATAAAACCGGCTTACATTATTCTGAAACCAAGTTTAATCGGCGGATTTGCCGTTTCTGAACAATGGATTGGTTTGGCAAAGAAAAACAATATCGGTTGGTGGATAACTTCCGCTTTGGAAGCAAATATCGGACTGAACGCCATCGCGCAATGGACGTATTCGCTTCAATCGTCTTTACCACAGGGATTGGGAACAGGTCAGTTGTATCATAACAATATTCCATCGCCGCTCGAAATTAAAAATGCAAAATTGTTTTATAATAATGAATCGGAATGGGATTTAAGTGTTATCTTATGA
- the menA gene encoding 1,4-dihydroxy-2-naphthoate octaprenyltransferase, with protein MKIXPWIKSFRPKTLPLALSNTIIGSALAVMDNGFRWSXXILAAITTVFLQILSNMANDXGDFVNGKDTAEXIGPKRMVQSGEISAKEMLRGMILIAILSIVXGASLILIAIKGSGVFYFLLFALLGISAIAAAVKYTVGKNPYGYQGLGDLFVFIFFGXVGVVGTYFLHTQSFRWDVLLPATSIGLLSVGVLNMNNMRDYELDKNAGKHTLVVLLGKQKAVFYHLFLIXGAVIXTXXFTLXNYHSPWQWLFLLCLPLLFLNLKKVFTYNQSXELYSELPRVSMASLIFAIMFLXGIILSKC; from the coding sequence ATGAAAATANAACCNTGGATTAAATCTTTCCGTCCAAAAACATTGCCNTTGGCTTTGTCGAACACNATTATTGGNTCGGCNTTGGCNGTNATGGATAACGGTTTCCGTTGGTCGNTTNTCATATTGGCAGCAATTACAACTGTTTTTTTACAGATCCTCTCCAATATGGCNAACGATTANGGCGATTTTGTAAACGGAAAAGATACNGCAGAANGNATCGGTCCAAAAAGGATGGTGCAATCGGGNGAAATTTCTGCTAAAGAAATGTTGCGTGGAATGATTTTAATAGCTATTTTGAGTATTGTTTNCGGAGCNTCATTAATACTAATTGCGATAAAAGGAAGTGGAGTTTTCTATTTTCTTCTNTTTGCGTTATTGGGAATTTCTGCNATTGCTGCNGCNGTNAAATATACCGTTGGGAAAAATCCGTACGGCTATCAAGGATTGGGAGATTTATTTGTATTTATTTTTTTCGGANTGGTTGGCGTAGTTGGAACCTATTTTTTACATACTCAAAGTTTTCGCTGGGATGTGCTTTTGCCTGCAACTTCCATCGGCTTGTTAAGCGTCGGCGTGTTGAATATGAACAATATGCGTGATTATGAATTGGATAAAAATGCCGGAAAGCATACTTTGGTTGTACTTTTAGGAAAACAAAAAGCGGTTTTTTATCATTTATTTTTAATTNNGGGAGCAGTAATATNCACNNTTNTATTCACCTTGTTNAATTATCATTCGCCCTGGCAATGGTTGTTTTTACTTTGCCTGCCGTTATTGTTTTTGAATTTAAAAAAAGTATTCACATACAACCAAAGCTNGGAACTTTACTCTGAATTGCCCAGAGTATCCATGGCAAGTTTGATTTTTGCAATTATGTTTTTAATNGGAATTATTTTGTCAAAATGTTGA
- the menB gene encoding dihydroxynaphthoic acid synthetase (Evidence 2a : Function from experimental evidences in other organisms; PubMedId : 1629162, 6454056, 6754698, 9325429; Product type e : enzyme) has product MRNWTTIKEFEEIKFEYXEGIAKITINRPRYRNAFTPXTVKXMIEAMNFCRDSQDIATIVLTGEGDKAFCSGGDXNYKQIGGXVGKXGLAXLNVLDLQKXIRSIPXPVVAMVNGYAXGGGHVLHVICDLSIASENAIFGQTGPKVGSFDAGFGSSYLARIVGQKKAREIWXLXRQYSAXEAXEMGLVNTVVPFEQLEXETVKWCXEMMNHSPLALRMIKAGLNAELDGQAGIQEIAGDATMLYYMTEEAHEGKXAFXEKRKPDFXKYPKLP; this is encoded by the coding sequence ATGAGAAATTGGACAACAATCAAAGAATTTGAAGAAATCAAATTTGAATATTTNGAAGGAATTGCAAAAATCACCATCAATCGTCCGCGATACCGCAACGCTTTTACGCCNGANACNGTNAAAGANATGATTGAAGCAATGAACTTTTGTCGCGACAGTCAGGATATTGCGACCATTGTTTTAACAGGCGAAGGCGACAAAGCTTTTTGTTCGGGTGGNGATATNAATTATAAACAAATAGGCGGNTANGTNGGAAAAGANGGTTTGGCAAGNTTGAATGTACTTGACTTGCAAAAAATNATTCGCAGCATTCCGAANCCGGTTGTAGCAATGGTAAACGGTTATGCCATNGGTGGCGGACACGTTCTTCACGTGATTTGTGATCTTTCCATTGCNTCNGAAAATGCCATTTTTGGTCAAACCGGACCTAAAGTTGGAAGTTTTGACGCGGGATTCGGTTCGTCGTATTTGGCTCGTATCGTCGGACAGAAAAAAGCAAGAGAAATTTGGTTNCTTTGNCGTCAATATTCTGCTCANGAAGCNTTNGAAATGGGTTTGGTAAACACCGTTGTACCTTTTGAACAACTCGAAGANGAAACCGTAAAATGGTGTAANGAAATGATGAACCACAGTCCGCTTGCATTGCGGATGATAAAAGCCGGACTAAATGCTGAACTTGACGGACAAGCAGGAATTCAGGAAATTGCGGGCGATGCGACAATGCTTTATTATATGACNGAAGAAGCGCACGAAGGNAAAAANGCNTTTNTNGAAAAACGTAAACCNGATTTCAGNAAATATCCAAAATTGCCGTAA
- a CDS encoding 2-succinyl-5-enolpyruvyl-6-hydroxy-3-cyclohexene-1-carboxylate synthase (fragment) — MQXDVVVLAEXLSNIXGRNIITQPEALFSRINSKDINSEFVPDLLITIGHSVICKQLKIFLRNHQPKEQWQLESSLXYVDTYRSLTTILSSKSTETLNKMPFDSXESDFSATYQSEMKTVSKLHETFVKNAPLSDMSATAELLKQIPNNTVLQLANSTSVRWTQLFPSREDITYICNRGVSGIDGSLSTAAGYAFSSKKPTVFLTGDVSFIYDSNGLWNNYIDKNLKIIVMNNNGGNIFRFIGDKELMKNSIDYFTTPHHVKIESLVDAYGLDYISCDKAEDLASKMQALFSSEKATVLEIFTDSNLNTENYNGYFKNIKRDNS, encoded by the coding sequence TTGCAANCCGACGTNGTTGTTTTAGCNGAAAANTTATCCAATATTTNCGGAAGAAACATCATAACACAGCCGGAGGCNTTGTTTTCAAGAATAAATTCAAAAGATATAAATTCTGAATTTGTTCCCGATTTATTGATAACTATCGGACATTCCGTTATTTGCAAACAGTTGAAAATCTTCCTCCGAAATCATCAACCGAAAGAACAATGGCAATTAGAGTCGTCATTGCNTTATGTNGATACTTACCGAAGTTTGACAACTATTTTATCTTCCAAATCAACTGAAACGCTTAATAAAATGCCGTTTGACAGTANCGAAAGTGATTTTTCAGCCACTTATCAATCGGAAATGAAAACGGTTTCCAAGTTGCACGAAACCTTTGTTAAGAATGCGCCGTTATCGGATATGAGCGCAACGGCTGAGTTATTAAAACAAATTCCTAACAATACGGTTTTGCAATTAGCGAATAGCACTTCAGTACGATGGACACAACTTTTCCCGTCTCGTGAAGATATAACATATATTTGCAACAGAGGCGTTTCCGGTATTGATGGAAGTTTATCTACTGCTGCGGGCTACGCTTTCAGTTCCAAAAAACCGACCGTTTTCCTTACCGGAGACGTGTCATTTATCTACGACTCCAACGGACTTTGGAATAATTATATTGATAAAAATCTGAAAATCATTGTGATGAATAATAACGGTGGAAATATTTTCCGCTTTATCGGCGACAAAGAATTGATGAAAAATTCCATTGACTATTTCACAACGCCTCATCATGTGAAAATTGAATCGTTGGTGGATGCTTATGGTTTGGATTATATTTCGTGTGATAAAGCAGAAGATTTAGCATCAAAAATGCAGGCTCTTTTTTCTTCTGAAAAAGCCACAGTATTGGAAATCTTTACTGACAGCAATTTAAATACAGAAAATTACAACGGGTATTTTAAGAATATAAAGCGCGATAATTCATAA
- a CDS encoding Isochorismate synthase has protein sequence MNLGKMNENSNKNHDLNELYTILLKQRIPFVAYRLPKTSEIITLVQHRSFPKKLTSFDEIESKKGFIVSPFSEKNNHPKIFLEPDMVLSGQNVDNKILIELSETQNFINLNREKNNYKTTAKEDFISSVEKIISEIKSSVYQKVVLSKVKVEKTPENFRLDEFFLKLCEKYPSATVYLFQLPEAGIWAGATPETLLVMENQTATTXSLAGTQKATNQPIEKYKWSDKELEEQKIVTDFIEKTLINTGIKNLKKSETTNIQAANLIHLQTKFEFPVSEIKNQFGNLISALHPTPATGGLPKEKAVEFILRNEKHDRSYYSGFLGALNINDKTNLFVNLRCVQFFKAEYVLYSGAGITSSSVAKSEWEETENKMATMKNVIIS, from the coding sequence ATGAATTTGGGTAAGATGAACGAAAATTCCAATAAAAACCACGATTTGAACGAACTTTACACCATTTTGTTGAAACAACGAATTCCGTTTGTAGCGTATCGTCTTCCGAAAACTTCCGAAATAATTACCCTTGTTCAGCATCGTTCTTTTCCAAAAAAACTGACTTCTTTTGATGAAATTGAAAGTAAAAAGGGCTTTATCGTTTCCCCTTTTTCTGAAAAAAATAATCACCCGAAAATATTTCTAGAGCCAGATATGGTTTTATCAGGACAGAACGTTGATAATAAAATTTTAATCGAACTTTCAGAAACTCAAAATTTTATAAATTTAAACCGAGAAAAAAACAACTATAAAACGACCGCGAAAGAAGATTTCATTTCATCGGTCGAAAAAATAATTTCGGAGATAAAATCTTCCGTTTATCAAAAAGTGGTGCTTTCAAAAGTAAAAGTTGAAAAAACTCCTGAAAATTTCCGGTTGGACGAGTTTTTCTTAAAACTTTGCGAAAAATATCCTTCGGCAACGGTTTATTTGTTTCAACTTCCTGAAGCCGGAATTTGGGCGGGTGCAACGCCTGAAACTTTACTTGTAATGGAAAATCAAACTGCCACAACANTGTCGCTCGCAGGAACTCAAAAAGCGACAAATCAACCGATTGAAAAGTACAAATGGAGCGATAAAGAACTGGAAGAACAAAAAATAGTTACCGATTTTATTGAAAAAACACTGATTAATACAGGTATAAAAAATCTGAAAAAATCCGAAACNACAAATATACAAGCTGCAAATCTTATTCATTTACAAACAAAATTTGAATTTCCCGTTTCTGAAATAAAAAATCAATTTGGAAATTTAATATCCGCGCTTCATCCTACGCCAGCCACAGGAGGATTGCCGAAAGAAAAAGCCGTCGAATTTATCTTGCGTAACGAAAAACACGACAGAAGTTATTACTCGGGATTTTTGGGCGCATTGAATATAAATGATAAAACCAATTTATTTGTAAACTTACGCTGCGTACAATTTTTTAAAGCGGAATATGTGCTTTACAGTGGCGCAGGAATAACTTCTTCGTCGGTCGCGAAAAGCGAATGGGAAGAAACCGAAAATAAAATGGCAACAATGAAAAACGTAATTATCTCTTAA
- the ybdB gene encoding putative esterase (Evidence 3 : Putative function from multiple computational evidences; PubMedId : 15808744, 2521621, 2521622; Product type e : enzyme) → MTVEELNTLCKNTMIEYLGIEFIEISDKNIVAKMPVDNRTIQPMKKLHGGAILTLAETIGSAGSTTLIDNSQFAVFGVEINATHIVSTTENEVFGMGTIIHQGKNTHVWEIKVEDKTGKLLSICRLTNRIVPLIKK, encoded by the coding sequence ATGACCGTAGAAGAACTAAATACGCTTTGTAAAAACACAATGATTGAATATTTGGGAATTGAATTCATTGAAATTTCCGATAAAAACATCGTTGCCAAAATGCCTGTGGACAATCGTACCATTCAACCTATGAAAAAATTACACGGCGGAGCCATTCTCACTTTGGCTGAAACAATCGGGAGCGCCGGTTCAACTACGCTTATTGATAATTCGCAATTTGCAGTATTTGGTGTGGAAATTAACGCCACGCACATTGTATCCACCACTGAAAATGAGGTTTTCGGAATGGGTACAATCATTCATCAGGGGAAAAACACACACGTTTGGGAAATAAAAGTGGAAGATAAAACCGGAAAACTCCTTTCCATCTGCAGATTAACAAACCGAATTGTTCCGCTAATAAAAAAATGA
- a CDS encoding MATE efflux family protein, producing MTDTKNIFRITYPIFLTLVAQNIINVTDTAFLGHVSEVALGASAIGGVFYIAVYFVGFGFSQGTQILIGRRNGEKNYSEIGTIFNNSLVFNLLLAAVIFLLSFLFMPNLIRFLVNSKHIYYASLEFLNWRIYGFFFAFLNVIFRAFFVGITRTKVLTISGFITALTNIVLDYMLIFGKFGLPELGIAGAAIASVIAEAVTLIYLVYITLKQDDAHIFGLFKFNKIEWETIKKVXXLSIFVMFQFXISISTWFMFFIFIERLGERPLAVTNIGRSLYVLLMIPGSSLATTVSTLVSNMIGAGEKEKVLSFMHKVLRITLMIIXPLMALTXAFPEFIAKIYTNNADLXSASIPTLRVVSVAMVFCGICNILFXTILGTGNTKVAFIFEVITLSFYISYVYXTAIXLKTXVEIVWMSEFVYWILIGTMSYIYLLKGNWRKKEI from the coding sequence ATGACAGATACTAAAAATATATTTCGCATAACCTATCCTATTTTTCTTACTTTAGTAGCTCAGAATATTATTAATGTTACCGATACTGCTTTTTTGGGACACGTAAGTGAGGTCGCGTTGGGAGCTTCAGCTATTGGAGGAGTATTTTATATTGCTGTTTATTTCGTGGGATTTGGTTTTAGTCAGGGAACGCAGATTTTGATTGGAAGACGCAATGGTGAAAAAAATTATTCGGAAATTGGAACTATTTTTAATAACAGCTTAGTGTTTAATTTACTACTTGCAGCAGTTATTTTTCTTCTTTCCTTTTTGTTTATGCCAAATTTAATCCGATTTTTAGTAAATTCGAAACATATTTATTACGCCTCATTAGAGTTTTTAAACTGGCGAATATACGGATTTTTCTTTGCTTTTCTTAATGTTATTTTCCGCGCTTTTTTTGTTGGAATTACTCGAACCAAAGTACTGACAATTTCAGGTTTTATCACAGCATTGACAAATATTGTATTAGATTATATGTTGATATTCGGAAAATTCGGATTGCCCGAGTTAGGAATTGCAGGCGCAGCTATTGCTTCTGTTATTGCAGAAGCTGTTACTCTTATTTACTTGGTTTATATTACCCTAAAACAAGATGACGCACATATTTTCGGGTTATTCAAATTCAATAAAATAGAATGGGAAACTATTAAAAAAGTATTNGANTTATCTATTTTTGTGATGTTTCAGTTTTTNATTTCCATTTCNACNTGGTTTATGTTTTTTATTTTTATTGAACGNCTTGGCGAACGTCCGTTGGCTGTTACCAATATAGGACGAAGCTTATATGTTTTATTAATGATTCCGGGTTCTTCGCTGGCAACTACAGTGAGCACTTTGGTGAGTAATATGATTGGCGCAGGCGAAAAAGAAAAAGTGTTGTCNTTTATGCACAAAGTATTGAGAATTACATTAATGATTATAATNCCGTTAATGGCTCTTACNTNNGCTTTCCCTGAATTTATTGCTAAAATTTATACCAATAATGCCGATTTAATNTCAGCAAGTATTCCAACTCTTCGTGTGGTTTCCGTCGCGATGGTTTTTTGTGGAATATGTAATATTCTGTTCAANACCATTTTGGGAACCGGAAACACAAAAGTGGCNTTTATTTTTGAGGTGATAACGTTATCGTTTTACATTAGTTATGTGTATTANACNGCCATTNTTTTGAAAACAAANGTTGAAATTGTNTGGATGTCTGAATTTGTGTATTGGATTTTGATTGGAACAATGAGTTACATTTATCTGTTGAAAGGAAACTGGAGAAAGAAAGAAATTTAA
- the sufB gene encoding component of SufBCD complex (Evidence 2b : Function from indirect experimental evidences (e.g. phenotypes); PubMedId : 10322040, 12089140; Product type t : transporter), giving the protein MSDDILYEITQSEYKYGFTTDIETDIIPVGLNEDIIRLISKKKNEPEWLLEFRLKAYRHWLTMKMPTWAHLKIPEIDYQSISYFAAPRKNAPKSLDEVDPELLKTFDKLGIPLEEQKTLSGMAVDAVMDSVSVKTTFKENLAELGIIFCSFSEAVEHHPDLVQKYMASVVPYTDNFFATLNSAVFSDGSFVYIPKGVRCPMELSTYFRINAVNTGQFERTLIVADEDSYVSYLEGCTAPMRDENQLHAAIVEIVAMKNAEVKYSTVQNWYPGDKEGKGGIYNFVTKRGICKGENSKISWTQVETGSAITWKYPSCILLGDNSSAEFYSVAVTXXXQQADTGTKMLHIGKNTSSHILSKGISAGFSNNSYRGLVKVNPKAENARNFSQCDSLLLGDKCGAHTFPYMEVNNESAIVEHEATTSKISEDQIFYCNQRGIDTETAVGLIVNGYAKEVINKLPMEFAVEAQKLLQITLEGSVG; this is encoded by the coding sequence ATGTCAGACGATATATTATATGAGATAACCCAAAGCGAATATAAATACGGATTCACAACCGATATTGAAACCGATATTATTCCCGTAGGATTAAACGAAGATATTATCCGGTTAATTTCAAAAAAGAAAAACGAACCGGAATGGTTATTGGAATTTCGATTAAAAGCTTACCGTCATTGGCTTACAATGAAAATGCCAACCTGGGCGCATTTAAAAATTCCGGAAATAGATTACCAATCCATTTCATATTTTGCCGCACCCAGAAAAAACGCACCAAAAAGCTTGGATGAAGTTGATCCAGAATTATTGAAAACTTTTGATAAACTCGGAATTCCGCTCGAAGAACAAAAAACGCTTTCGGGAATGGCTGTAGATGCTGTAATGGACAGCGTTTCGGTAAAAACTACTTTCAAAGAAAATTTAGCGGAATTGGGAATTATTTTCTGTTCTTTCAGCGAAGCTGTGGAACATCATCCCGATTTGGTGCAGAAATATATGGCATCGGTTGTTCCTTATACCGATAATTTTTTTGCCACATTAAATTCCGCAGTTTTTAGCGACGGCTCTTTTGTTTACATTCCCAAAGGAGTTCGTTGCCCGATGGAACTTTCCACGTACTTCCGCATCAATGCTGTAAATACAGGGCAATTTGAACGCACATTGATAGTTGCCGACGAAGACAGTTATGTTTCGTATCTCGAAGGTTGCACGGCGCCAATGCGCGATGAAAACCAACTTCACGCAGCTATTGTTGAAATTGTGGCGATGAAAAATGCCGAAGTTAAATATTCCACCGTGCAGAATTGGTATCCGGGTGATAAAGAAGGAAAGGGTGGTATTTATAATTTTGTAACCAAACGAGGAATTTGCAAAGGCGAAAACTCTAAAATTTCGTGGACGCAGGTGGAAACCGGTTCTGCAATAACGTGGAAATATCCTTCGTGTATTTTGTTGGGAGATAATTCTTCCGCCGAATTTTATTCCGTGGCGGTAACAAANNATNATCAGCAAGCCGATACAGGTACAAAAATGCTCCACATCGGGAAAAATACTTCCAGCCATATTCTTTCCAAAGGAATTTCAGCCGGTTTCAGCAATAATAGTTATCGCGGTTTGGTAAAAGTAAATCCAAAAGCCGAAAATGCACGTAATTTCTCGCAATGTGATAGTTTGTTGTTGGGCGATAAATGCGGAGCGCACACATTTCCGTATATGGAAGTGAATAATGAAAGCGCCATCGTTGAACACGAAGCGACTACTTCAAAAATCAGTGAAGACCAAATTTTTTACTGCAACCAGCGCGGAATTGATACTGAAACTGCTGTGGGATTAATTGTAAACGGTTATGCAAAAGAAGTTATCAATAAACTTCCGATGGAATTTGCCGTAGAAGCACAGAAATTATTGCAGATAACACTCGAAGGTTCAGTAGGATAA
- the sufC gene encoding component of SufBCD complex, ATP-binding component of ABC superfamily (Evidence 2a : Function from experimental evidences in other organisms; PubMedId : 10322040, 12089140; Product type t : transporter), which translates to MLQIKNLHATVNGKEILKGLNLSVNKGEIHAIMGPXGAGKSTLASVLTGNPAFEITDGEVIFEGKNLLELAPEERACEGIFLSFQYPVEIPGVSMVNFMRSAINEQRKYRNEESISATDFLRLMREKKELVEMDNKLTNRSVNEGFSGGEKKRNEIFQMAMLDPKLSILDETDSGLDIDALRIVANGVNKLKTPENASLIITHYQRLLDYIIPDFVHVLYDGKIVKTGDKNLALELEEKGYDWLKEEK; encoded by the coding sequence ATGTTACAAATCAAAAATTTACATGCCACAGTAAATGGCAAAGAAATATTAAAAGGGTTGAATCTTTCGGTTAACAAAGGCGAAATTCACGCTATAATGGGACCAAANGGTGCGGGAAAATCTACNCTNGCNTCGGTGCTTACGGGAAATCCCGCTTTTGAAATTACCGATGGAGAAGTGATTTTTGAAGGGAAAAATTTATTGGAATTAGCTCCCGAAGAACGCGCTTGCGAAGGAATTTTCTTGAGTTTTCAATATCCGGTNGAAATTCCCGGTGTAAGCATGGTGAATTTTATGCGTTCCGCCATCAACGAACAACGCAAATACCGTAACGAAGAATCCATTTCCGCTACCGATTTCTTACGTTTGATGCGTGAGAAAAAAGAGTTGGTGGAGATGGATAATAAATTGACTAATCGTTCTGTGAACGAAGGTTTTTCGGGCGGTGAAAAGAAACGTAACGAAATTTTCCAAATGGCAATGCTTGATCCGAAACTTTCTATTTTGGATGAAACGGATAGCGGTTTAGACATTGACGCACTTCGTATTGTTGCCAATGGTGTAAATAAACTCAAAACACCCGAAAATGCAAGTCTTATAATAACGCATTACCAACGCTTGTTAGATTATATTATTCCCGATTTTGTACACGTACTTTACGACGGCAAAATTGTAAAAACAGGCGATAAGAATTTGGCGTTGGAATTGGAAGAAAAAGGGTATGATTGGTTAAAAGAAGAAAAATGA